Proteins encoded by one window of Chryseobacterium foetidum:
- a CDS encoding S8/S53 family peptidase, with protein MKKSVLLLVLGISITVSAQTELVFVYFNGKPNKAAFYANPLSELTQKSLNRRTSLGVALNDQDAPLENTYVQAIQNLGLTVTDKSKWLNGVAVTVNQAQVNQIKALPFVQSVESFAKNSSLTLKVQNQNKFQEFQNINTVFNYGSGLDQIDQINLKPLHLAGYTGTGVAVAVIDSGFPGVDNGTTYSRLWANNQIKAGYDFVTKTTNIYEPTLNAHGTVVLGAIGGFVQDQFVGSAPDANFYLYRSENAEVEVPEEEMYWIEAAEEADRQGVDLITTSLGYAIFDDPKYSYIYSQMNGNTSFIARGAEIAVNKGIFVLFAAGNSGEQPWHYIVTPADNAKVFTIGSVDAAGASSPFSSYGPNSAGVVKPDASARGTATVTVNGSSTTTVTGTSIAAPVAAGGVACLIQAFPTMNRDTMRNSLRSNASLAPNYTDQMGYGILNFGSLFNAVLNTSELVQKNKLSIFPNPVKDILNIASEKEILSVQIYDNLGRIISTEKHKKSFKINDFAKGTYYMKIQTKDGVFYEKFLKE; from the coding sequence ATGAAAAAATCTGTACTTCTTCTAGTCTTAGGAATTTCCATAACAGTTTCTGCTCAGACGGAGCTAGTTTTTGTGTATTTTAACGGCAAACCGAATAAAGCGGCTTTTTACGCCAATCCACTTTCTGAACTCACCCAGAAATCTCTTAACAGAAGAACGTCTTTGGGAGTTGCACTCAATGATCAGGACGCACCATTGGAAAATACTTATGTTCAGGCCATCCAGAATCTTGGACTCACGGTAACAGATAAATCAAAATGGCTGAATGGTGTTGCGGTGACGGTTAATCAGGCACAGGTTAATCAGATCAAAGCATTACCGTTTGTACAGTCTGTGGAAAGTTTTGCTAAAAATTCTTCGCTTACTTTAAAGGTTCAGAATCAAAATAAATTTCAGGAATTTCAAAACATCAATACCGTTTTTAATTACGGCTCCGGATTGGATCAGATTGATCAGATTAATTTGAAACCGCTGCATCTTGCGGGTTATACAGGAACTGGAGTTGCTGTGGCGGTTATCGATTCCGGTTTTCCAGGTGTAGACAACGGAACCACATATTCCAGACTTTGGGCGAACAATCAGATCAAGGCTGGCTACGATTTTGTAACCAAGACTACAAATATTTATGAACCCACGCTAAATGCCCACGGAACGGTAGTTTTAGGAGCAATTGGCGGATTTGTTCAGGATCAGTTTGTTGGTTCTGCACCCGATGCCAATTTCTATCTCTACCGAAGTGAAAATGCTGAAGTAGAAGTTCCCGAGGAAGAAATGTACTGGATTGAAGCGGCAGAAGAAGCCGACAGACAGGGTGTTGATTTAATTACAACTTCTTTAGGTTATGCCATTTTCGATGATCCGAAATACAGCTACATCTATTCTCAGATGAACGGTAATACCTCGTTTATCGCACGGGGAGCAGAAATTGCAGTGAATAAAGGGATTTTTGTGTTATTTGCAGCAGGAAACTCAGGCGAGCAGCCGTGGCATTACATCGTTACCCCAGCTGATAATGCTAAAGTTTTCACCATCGGAAGTGTGGATGCAGCAGGAGCTTCATCCCCATTCTCTTCTTACGGACCCAATTCGGCAGGCGTCGTGAAACCTGATGCTTCAGCACGAGGAACAGCAACGGTAACTGTCAACGGAAGTTCAACCACGACGGTTACCGGAACTTCAATCGCCGCACCTGTTGCTGCCGGCGGCGTTGCATGTCTTATTCAGGCATTCCCAACAATGAACAGAGACACGATGAGAAATTCCCTGCGTTCCAATGCTTCACTTGCACCAAACTACACAGATCAGATGGGTTATGGAATTTTAAATTTCGGCAGCTTGTTTAATGCGGTTTTGAACACCTCGGAACTGGTTCAGAAAAACAAACTTTCCATTTTCCCAAATCCTGTGAAAGACATTCTGAATATTGCTTCTGAAAAAGAGATTCTATCTGTTCAGATTTACGATAATTTAGGCAGAATTATTTCTACGGAAAAGCATAAAAAATCATTTAAAATTAATGATTTTGCAAAAGGAACTTACTACATGAAAATTCAGACGAAAGATGGAGTTTTTTATGAGAAGTTTTTGAAGGAATAA
- a CDS encoding bleomycin resistance protein has protein sequence MLTQIHPKLPMRDKAETKKYYIDRLGFSQLGSDDFPDYLMLKKDQIEIHFFLFAEIDTKDNYGMVYIRVSDIDTLYQSLLDNKVEIHPNGSLHTKPWRQREFSLLDPDSNLLTFGEGI, from the coding sequence ATGCTTACCCAAATCCACCCAAAACTTCCGATGCGTGACAAAGCTGAAACTAAAAAATATTATATTGACAGATTAGGTTTCAGTCAATTGGGCTCAGATGATTTTCCTGATTATTTAATGCTTAAAAAGGATCAGATTGAAATTCACTTTTTTCTGTTTGCAGAAATTGACACCAAAGATAACTACGGAATGGTGTATATCAGAGTTTCAGATATTGATACACTTTATCAGTCTCTGTTAGATAACAAAGTGGAAATTCATCCAAACGGAAGTCTGCATACAAAACCATGGCGACAACGGGAATTTTCTCTTCTGGATCCGGATTCTAATTTGCTGACTTTTGGGGAAGGGATTTGA
- a CDS encoding helix-turn-helix domain-containing protein codes for MKNKKILTLNTIAEFHAIAGLPRPEYPLISVFDYLDVTYQTEEKSITWLQHFYCIGLKRDLSGKFRYGQQQYDFDSGIASMVSPGQIVEIKVPAKNEEKPTGIIMCLHPDFLWNTSLAKKIKEYDFFGYAVNEALFVSEKEEEIILNIFKNIQREYHNNIDDFTQNIIVSQIEVMLNYFERFYQRQFITRKKGNHQILERFESEIESYFNNGKLLENGLPSTQEIAESLNMSPNYLGSLLKSLTGQSTQQHIHQKLIDKAKERLSTTQLSVSEIAYELGFEHPQSFNKLFKNKTSQTPLEFRTSFN; via the coding sequence ATGAAAAATAAGAAAATCCTTACCCTCAATACCATCGCAGAATTTCACGCGATTGCCGGTCTTCCAAGGCCTGAATATCCTCTGATCAGCGTATTTGATTATCTTGATGTCACGTATCAGACGGAGGAAAAAAGCATCACATGGCTGCAGCATTTTTACTGCATTGGCCTAAAAAGGGATTTGAGCGGAAAGTTTAGATACGGTCAGCAGCAGTATGATTTTGATTCGGGAATTGCTTCCATGGTATCGCCGGGACAGATTGTCGAGATAAAAGTTCCTGCAAAAAATGAGGAAAAACCGACAGGGATTATCATGTGCCTTCATCCCGATTTTCTTTGGAATACTTCTCTGGCAAAAAAAATTAAAGAATATGACTTCTTCGGATATGCAGTGAACGAAGCACTTTTTGTTTCTGAAAAAGAGGAAGAAATTATTCTAAATATTTTTAAAAATATCCAGCGGGAATATCACAACAATATAGACGATTTTACCCAAAACATTATCGTTTCGCAGATTGAAGTAATGCTCAATTATTTTGAAAGGTTTTACCAGAGACAGTTCATTACACGAAAAAAAGGAAATCATCAAATATTGGAACGTTTTGAATCTGAAATTGAAAGTTATTTCAACAACGGGAAACTACTGGAAAACGGACTTCCATCAACACAGGAAATTGCAGAATCGCTCAACATGTCGCCGAATTATCTCGGAAGTCTTTTAAAATCTCTTACGGGACAGAGCACACAACAACATATTCATCAAAAACTGATTGATAAGGCAAAGGAAAGGCTTTCTACCACACAGCTTTCGGTAAGTGAGATTGCTTATGAGCTGGGTTTTGAGCATCCACAGTCTTTCAACAAACTTTTTAAAAATAAAACCAGTCAGACCCCTTTGGAATTCAGAACTTCATTTAATTAA
- a CDS encoding SDR family NAD(P)-dependent oxidoreductase, with protein MSTKKVWFVTGASKGLGLALVQKLLAEGYNVAATSRSSKNFESSIESSQNFLPLEMDLLDESNVKKAVMATVEKFGRVDVIVNNAGYGQLGTLEELSDEESRKNFNTNVFGSLNVIRQAMPFLRNQKSGYIINVASIGGITGAFPGWGIYCATKFAVAGFTESLAYEVAEFGINATVVYPGYFRTNFLDSGSMTTPENPIAEYTAARAVEAKHKEEINGNQPGDPDKAATAFIQLAEMQKPPVHFVMGTDAVGLAREKMKMLNEDINSTLELSTSTDF; from the coding sequence ATGAGCACAAAAAAAGTATGGTTCGTCACAGGAGCCTCGAAAGGATTAGGTCTGGCATTGGTTCAGAAACTTTTAGCTGAAGGTTACAACGTGGCAGCAACATCAAGATCATCGAAAAATTTTGAAAGCAGTATTGAATCTTCACAGAATTTTCTTCCTCTGGAAATGGATCTTCTGGATGAAAGCAATGTAAAAAAAGCGGTTATGGCAACTGTAGAAAAATTTGGAAGGGTAGACGTCATCGTCAACAACGCAGGATACGGACAGCTTGGAACTTTAGAAGAACTTTCGGACGAAGAAAGCCGCAAAAATTTTAACACCAACGTTTTCGGTTCGCTGAATGTCATCCGTCAGGCAATGCCTTTTCTTAGGAATCAAAAATCAGGTTACATCATCAATGTAGCTTCGATTGGCGGAATTACCGGAGCTTTTCCGGGGTGGGGCATTTATTGCGCTACTAAATTTGCTGTGGCAGGTTTTACAGAATCGCTTGCGTATGAGGTTGCAGAATTTGGGATTAATGCAACGGTGGTTTATCCTGGATATTTCAGAACAAATTTCCTTGATTCAGGGTCGATGACTACACCTGAAAATCCGATTGCAGAATATACAGCTGCAAGAGCTGTAGAGGCAAAACACAAAGAAGAAATCAATGGAAATCAACCGGGAGACCCTGATAAAGCAGCGACTGCTTTTATTCAGTTAGCAGAAATGCAGAAGCCGCCGGTTCATTTTGTAATGGGAACCGACGCTGTTGGTTTGGCCAGAGAAAAAATGAAAATGCTGAATGAAGATATTAATTCTACTTTGGAATTGAGCACTTCAACAGATTTTTAA
- a CDS encoding Crp/Fnr family transcriptional regulator — MSNIQNYLANVFEVPAEKLNLCSIQYESRKVSKHEFLLQQGEICRNTFFVEKGLLRMYSIDKNGKEHIIQFAPENWLMGDRSSLYFNEKSKYFIEAVEDSEILFLNPDFFSKLLEEFPNSIEKNDLIIQKHVKSLQDRINSLLGETAEERYMKFTKMYPDLMMRVPQWMIASYLGITPESLSRVRKELARKNFITD; from the coding sequence ATGAGCAATATCCAAAACTATTTAGCCAATGTATTTGAAGTTCCTGCGGAGAAATTAAATCTTTGCAGCATCCAGTACGAATCAAGAAAAGTGAGTAAGCACGAGTTTCTTTTACAGCAGGGAGAGATTTGCCGCAACACTTTTTTTGTGGAAAAAGGTCTGCTGAGAATGTATTCCATCGACAAAAACGGTAAAGAGCACATCATACAGTTTGCCCCTGAAAACTGGCTGATGGGCGATAGAAGCAGTCTTTATTTTAATGAAAAATCAAAATATTTTATAGAAGCTGTTGAAGATTCTGAAATATTATTTTTAAATCCCGATTTCTTCAGCAAACTGTTGGAAGAATTCCCCAACAGCATCGAAAAGAATGATTTGATTATACAGAAACATGTAAAAAGTCTTCAGGACAGAATCAATTCTTTACTGGGCGAAACCGCTGAAGAACGTTACATGAAGTTCACAAAAATGTATCCGGATTTGATGATGCGAGTTCCGCAATGGATGATTGCATCGTATCTTGGGATTACTCCGGAAAGTTTGAGCCGTGTGAGAAAAGAACTGGCAAGGAAGAATTTCATTACGGATTGA
- the ytxJ gene encoding bacillithiol system redox-active protein YtxJ — protein sequence MSLFGKIFGDKKEENDSSLPLWKLIESESDLKKAIEASENKTVAIFKHSTRCFISKTVLKNFESELRDNENNNAEFYFLDLIAYRAVSNKIAEDFGVRHESPQLLVFENGKVKNSASHQDISLSQITE from the coding sequence ATGAGTTTATTCGGTAAAATATTTGGCGATAAAAAAGAGGAAAATGACAGCAGTTTACCGCTGTGGAAATTAATTGAGAGCGAAAGCGACCTGAAAAAAGCAATCGAAGCTTCTGAAAATAAAACAGTGGCCATTTTTAAGCATTCCACAAGATGTTTCATCAGCAAAACTGTATTGAAAAATTTTGAATCAGAACTTCGTGACAACGAAAATAACAATGCAGAATTCTATTTTTTAGACCTTATTGCCTACCGTGCCGTTTCAAATAAAATTGCCGAAGATTTCGGAGTTAGGCATGAAAGCCCGCAGCTTCTAGTATTTGAGAATGGGAAAGTAAAAAATTCAGCATCACATCAGGACATTTCTTTAAGCCAAATTACAGAATGA
- a CDS encoding DUF1569 domain-containing protein translates to MHTPADFLEIKQRISNLKPDAERKWGRMTVAQMLKHCSQVLKVPMKKTVLPKTFFLFRWVGILTKYEMKTFNNGIPPNMPTFKKLIINFDCDFDASKKELLKTLDEYAEFRKHNKFLCEHRLFGEMTDENWGFMEYKHLNHHLKQFSV, encoded by the coding sequence TTGCACACTCCAGCCGATTTTCTTGAAATAAAACAGAGAATATCAAATTTAAAACCTGATGCAGAAAGGAAATGGGGTAGAATGACCGTTGCCCAGATGCTTAAACACTGCAGTCAGGTTCTGAAAGTTCCAATGAAAAAAACAGTGCTGCCAAAAACATTTTTCCTCTTCCGCTGGGTGGGAATTCTTACGAAGTACGAAATGAAAACCTTCAACAACGGAATTCCGCCAAATATGCCTACTTTTAAAAAACTAATCATTAATTTTGACTGTGATTTTGATGCATCTAAAAAAGAGCTTTTGAAAACCCTTGATGAGTATGCAGAATTCAGAAAGCACAATAAATTTCTGTGTGAACACCGGTTATTTGGAGAAATGACGGATGAAAACTGGGGATTTATGGAGTACAAACATCTTAATCATCATTTAAAACAATTTAGCGTATGA
- a CDS encoding YfiT family bacillithiol transferase yields the protein MSNPEPKRFPIGQFDEPEEISDTQLDEYIKTIKNFPAKLKDLIENFTDEQLDMPYREKGWTVRQLVNHLADSHANSFIRFKLALTEDNPVIKPYQEARWAELQDSTSISIKPAMRMLKGIHQRWYHLLKSLTNRHFERTFHHPEQIKDYNLRICLAHYVWHCNHHFAHIENLKNKQGW from the coding sequence ATGAGCAACCCTGAACCAAAAAGATTCCCAATCGGACAGTTTGATGAGCCCGAAGAAATTTCGGACACACAACTGGATGAGTACATCAAAACAATCAAAAATTTTCCTGCAAAATTAAAAGATCTGATCGAAAATTTCACAGATGAACAACTCGATATGCCTTACCGCGAAAAAGGCTGGACGGTGAGACAGCTTGTTAATCATCTTGCTGACAGCCATGCCAACAGTTTCATCAGATTTAAACTGGCTCTTACCGAAGATAATCCGGTAATCAAACCTTATCAGGAGGCCAGATGGGCGGAGCTGCAGGACAGCACATCCATCAGCATCAAACCTGCTATGAGAATGTTGAAAGGAATTCATCAGCGTTGGTATCACTTGCTGAAATCGCTTACCAACAGGCATTTTGAGCGCACTTTTCATCATCCTGAGCAGATTAAAGATTATAATTTAAGAATTTGCCTTGCCCATTACGTCTGGCATTGCAACCATCATTTCGCACATATTGAAAATCTGAAAAACAAACAGGGTTGGTAA
- the pncA gene encoding bifunctional nicotinamidase/pyrazinamidase produces the protein MKKALIVVDVQNDFCEGGSLAVPNAKEIIPYINLLMEENQYDQIVFTQDFHPANHKSFASNNNRKVGESIILNSVPQFMWPDHCVQGTKGAEFHPDLKIEKATHTVQKGTNSEIDSYSGFQDNNHFMKTGLDDFLKYHDIKLVEIVGLALDYCVKFTAMDAVANGYVTCVHFNGTRAVNVRPDNGKDAIFELLQKGVTVLG, from the coding sequence ATGAAAAAAGCTTTGATTGTAGTAGATGTACAGAATGATTTCTGCGAAGGTGGCTCACTTGCGGTTCCTAATGCCAAGGAGATTATCCCTTACATCAATCTTTTAATGGAAGAAAATCAGTACGACCAGATTGTGTTTACTCAGGATTTTCATCCGGCAAATCATAAAAGTTTTGCGTCCAACAACAACAGAAAGGTGGGTGAAAGCATTATTCTGAACAGTGTTCCGCAGTTCATGTGGCCTGATCACTGTGTGCAGGGAACAAAAGGTGCAGAGTTTCATCCTGATTTAAAAATAGAAAAAGCTACTCACACCGTTCAAAAGGGAACAAATTCTGAAATTGACAGCTACAGCGGTTTTCAGGACAATAATCATTTTATGAAGACAGGCCTTGATGATTTTTTAAAATATCACGACATTAAACTGGTTGAAATTGTAGGTCTTGCTTTAGATTACTGTGTGAAATTTACAGCTATGGATGCTGTTGCCAACGGATATGTTACCTGCGTCCACTTCAACGGAACCCGTGCTGTAAACGTAAGACCTGACAACGGCAAAGATGCGATTTTTGAATTGCTTCAGAAAGGGGTTACGGTTTTGGGGTGA